The stretch of DNA TCTGCAAAGACTTCCGGGTTCAAGTCCCGGGTTCCGCATCACAATTTTGAATGCAAAGATTTTAAATTTTGGATTGATCGCCCATCTAAAATCCAAGTTTAAAATCTAAAAATACGATGCTGACCAGTCTTCAGAATCCTCTCGTTAAGCAAATTAGGAAGCTGCACAATGCCAAGGGACGGCGAGAGCAGCAACTCTTTTTGTTAGAGGGAACTCACCTTTTAGAAGAAGCTTGTGCGGTAGGTTATCCCTTGGTTACGGTTTGCTTTACGCCAGAATGGCAAGAGCGTCATCAGCAACTTTGGCAAGATGCGGCTTCGCGATGTCAACGAGCCGAATTGGTGAGTCCGGAAGTCCTTAAGGCGCTCGCAACGACTGTTCAACCGGATGGGGTTGTGGCAACGGCACAGCGCTTTCTTACCTCTGATTCAGCGCCTCTCCCAGAGGTACCTCTCCTCACGGGTGTCGGTCTAGCTTTGGAGACGCTGCAAGATCCAGGCAACCTCGGAACGATCATTCGCACAGCCGCCGCCGCAGGTACCGATCGCTTGTGGTTGAGTACGGATAGTGTGGACGTGGACAATCCGAAAGTGTTGCGCTCTTCAGCAGGTCAGTGGTTCCGGCTTCCTGTGACAATCAGCCCTGATTTGCAAGAGGTTGTTAGCCAATGTCAGGCTCAAGGAATACAAGTCGTCGCCACACTCCCGGATGCCACATTGAATTACTGGGACATCGATTTGCGCGGCCCCACCCTAATTCTGCTAGGGAATGAGGCGGCTGGACTTAGAACTGACTTAGCCATCCAAGCGGATCGACAGGTCAAAATTCCGCTCATGCCGGGAGTAGAGTCCTTAAATGTGGCGATCGCGGCCGCTTTGATGCTATATGAAGCCCAACGACAACGCCACAAGCAGGGTTGAAGGTTGTTCTACCTAGCCCCTCCCAAGGCTGGGTGGGAAAGTTGGACTTGTCTATTCAGCCTCGTCATCCAACATTCCAGCTTGTGGTAGCTGTTTGTCCTCAAAAAAGGCAGCTAGATCAGCCGCCGCTTCTTCCCACAGATTGGAGTCATGCTGGTTTTGGCGAGAAAAGTCACCTTCTAACGGCAAATCAGATTCCGTGGCTTGAAGCTCTGGAGGTAAGATATTCTCTAACTGCTCCAACGATTCCCTAAAAGCTCTGTCCGCAAAGTTCCGTAGATTTGGCTGATGCTCTTGCATAATGATTGACTCCCAAAACACCCTTTAATCGCAGAACAGCCGATGAAAACTTCTAAGATACATCATGATGCTTGGGGAAGTTTGAAGGCCATAATCAGGCAGGAAAAATTCTAAAGAATTACAGTAGGAACGATGCAGTCTGAAGGGTTTCCGACTTCCCGATTCCGAAAAAACTGACGACTGGGGACTGCAACCAAACAAAATTTTGTAACATCCTCCATGCCCAATTTGTTCATCCTCCAATTAGGGCAACGACCAACCACGCTATAAAATTTGGGATTTTAGTTGGGCGGAGAAACTCAAACCATAACTGCTGCTAGGGTTCCCGCTATGGCAGCCAGAGGAACGAGTGAATTAAACTAAATACTTGTGTTCATAGATTGCACAAGTTAAGAATAGGGAGGGCGATAGGCATTACACAGATGAATGTGAGTCAAGAATTTGATTACGATTTGGTGATTATTGGAGCTGGTGTGGGCGGACATGGCGCGGCTTTACATGCCGTTAGCTGTGGATTGAAAACCGCAATTATTGAAGCGGCACAGATGGGGGGTACCTGTGTCAATCGAGGCTGCATCCCATCAAAAGCGTTATTGGCCGCATCGGGGCGGGTGCGGGAGCTACGGAACGCCCACCACCTGAAGTCCTTGGGTATTCAGGTGGGCAGTGTGGAGTTTGATCGGCAAGCGATCTCCAGCCATGCGACCAATCTGGTGAGTAAAATTCGCGGCGATCTTACCAATAGCCTCAAACGTTTAGGTGTTGATATTATTCAGGGTTGGGGTAGGGTCGCTGGACAGCAAAAAGTCACCGTGGCTACAGACAGTGGCGAAAAAACCATTACAGCAAAAGATATTCTGCTATCCACAGGTTCCATTCCTTTCGTCCCTCCGGGGATAGAGATTGATGGCAAAACGGTGTTTACCAGTGACGATGCCGTAAAGCTAGATTGGCTACCCGACTGGGTCGCCATTATTGGCAGTGGTTACATTGGTCTGGAGTTTGCTGATGTTTACACGGCTCTAGGGTCTGAAATTACGATGATCGAAGCCCTCGACCAATTGATGCCGACCTTTGACCCGGATATTGCTAAATTGGCAACACGCATTCTGATCACACCCCGTGATATTGAAACCCATGTGGGTGTGTTTGCCACAAAAGTGATTCCGGGTTCACCCGTGGTGATTGAACTGACGAACCCCAAAACCAAAGAAGTCGTGGATGTTCTGGAAGTGGATGCCTGCCTGGTGGCAACCGGTCGGATTCCAGCCACCAAAAATCTAGGACTAGACGCGGTGGGTGCCGAAACCGATCGCAGGGGCTTTATTCCGGTCAATGACACCATGGCAGTCCTGTCAGGAGGTGAGCCAGTGCCACACTTGTGGGCGATTGGCGATGCGACGGGTCAAATGATGCTGGCTCATGCCGCCTCCGCTCAAGGAATTGCGGCAGTCGAAAATATGTGTGGTCGTCACCGTACTGTAGACTATCGCAGCATCCCAGCCGCCGCCTTTACTCATCCAGAAATTAGCTATGTGGGACTGACAGAACCCGCTGCTAAAGAACTGGGTGAGAAAGAGGGATTTGAGGTGGCTACGGTTCGGTCATACTTTAAGGGGAATTCTAAAGCGATCGCAGAAGGAGAAGCCGATGGTATAGCTAAAGTAATCTACCGTCCAGATACAGGCGAAGTCCTCGGTGTTCATATTTTGGGACTCCACGCCTCTGATTTGATTCACGAGGCATCCAATGCAATCGCGCAGCGTCAGTCCGTTAACACTCTTGCCTACTTAGTCCATGCTCACCCCACCCTGTCGGAAGTGCTGGATGAAGCCTACAAACGAGCTGTGCTGAGTCATTAGTCAGTTCAACGTTGTCAGTTGACCCAAAACCAATGACTAATGACCAATGACCAATGACCCCTAACCTAACTCATGCAAATTCGCCGACGCCCACCTAGTCCCCCTGTTGACATCAGCATCATTCGTTATCAAGTTAAAGTCCCAGACGCTGAGCCACGCCATATCCTGGAAGAAATTGTCTGGCACAAAGAGGCGGAAGTTGACCAGATGCGAGAACGCCTGCCGTTGGTGGAATTGCGTAAGCAGGTGCAAACCGCACCGGCTCCCCGTGACTTCCAAGCTGCCTTGCTCTGTGGTAAAACGCGTCCAGCCTTGATTGCTGAAGTCAAAAAGGCATCACCCAGTAAGGGAGTCATCCGTGAGGATTTTGATCCAGCCGCGATCGCTCAAGCCTACCACCAAGGCGGTGCAACGGCGATCTCTGTGCTCACGGATCAAAAATTCTTTCAGGGCAGTTGGGAAAATTTGAGTCAGGTTCGTGCTGCCATTGACCTACCAGTCTTATGTAAAGAGTTCATTATCTATCCTTATCAAATCTACCTCGCCCGCTGTTATGGAGCCGATGCGGTTTTACTGATTGCCGCCATTCTGTCTGATCAAGACCTCCAGTACTTTGTCAAAATTGCTAAATCTTTGTCCATGACCCCCTTGATTGAGGTTCATACTCTTCAAGAGTTAGACCGCGTGTTATCTCTAGATGGGGTTACCCTGGTGGGTATTAATAATCGCAACTTGGAAGACTTTTCGATCGATCTGCAAACAACCTGCCATCTGCTAGAGGCGCGGAGTCATCAGCTCCAAGAGCGCGGTATAGCGGTTGTCAGCGAATCGGGACTTCATACAACCGCTGATTTGGAGCGAGTGGCCTGTGCGGGGGCGACTGCCGTTCTTATCGGTGAGTCATTGGTGAAACAACCTGACCCAGCTATTGCGATCGCCGATTTGTTTGCTAAGGCATGACTTGTACCCTAGGAATGCTTTTTCAATGGCGAGAACTCTCAGGGGCTTGTAGGCACGAGTGAGTTTCCGGCTCACCTCAAGCGCTAAGCGCCCCTAAGAGGATGTTTCGCTACCGCAGATTCGTCCATTTCGAGGTAAACCAGCTTTCATGGAGCCAATCCCCCTTCCCTCTTATATCCATTACGAACTGCTTCTCCAACTTCTAGAGCGTCAAACTTCCTTTGCGGTGAGTCAAAAACCAGCCGTTCGAGAGCAAGTTCATCAATTAATCAGCACCCTCCGCAAAGCCTTGGCTCAGCAGAAGCAACTTGAACAAAGCTGTCAGCGAGCTAACATACCCGTTGAGTATCGCTGGTCTCTCAATAGCGCTAGCTTGGAGCCAGACCATTCTGCCGACGTTTTTCCCCTAGGTCAGAAACCTGAAGTTAGCAAGTGAGTTCCTATCCAGTTGCATCTACATTTTAAGGCCGAGAAAAATCAGAGGGTGGGCGGGATGCCCATCCCACCATCAAGAAATTTTCTCGTGGGCTAGGTATCCCGCTTACCCCGTGAAAGGTTGGTTGTGGCTGGTGAACACCCCCTGATACCCCATCTGTTTCGATAACTCCCTTATTCCCCAAAGGAGGGGGAGAGTGGAGGAGATTGTTTAGGCCCTTAAAAAAGGGGTCTACAATTCGGATTTGATATGAGCTAGCGCTCACAACAAACAATGACACTTATTTTTCTTAACTTTTGACTTTTTGACTTTCCCAAGAGATTCAAGGGTCAAATAAAGCCAAGAAAATCCCTTGCTTCCAGCACAGGCCAACCGATTGTGAGATCCTGGAGCAGGCGGAGCGAGAAGATGGAGAACTACCCAATGGACAACAAGCACATGCTGATGATTCCTGGGCCGACACCGGTACCAGAACAAGTGTTATTGGCCTTGGCTGGGCACCCAATCAGCCACCGTAGCGACGAATTTAGCGCCATTATGGCAGAGGTGACCCAAAACCTCAAATGGCTGCACCAGACTGAGAATGATGTGTTGGTGTTGACGGCGAGTGGTACCGGTGCGATGGAAGCAGGGATTATTAACTTTTTAAGTCCCGGCGATCGCGTTTTGGTGGGATGTAACGGGAAATTTGGTGATCGCTGGGCGGATTTGTGTGCCGCCTTTGGCCTTGAAGTCGAAAAAATTACGGCTCAATGGGGTAAATCTTTAGATACGGAGCAGTTTAGAGAAAAACTAGCCGCCGACAGGGACAAGCAAATCAAAGCGGTGATCATCACCCATTCTGAAACCTCGACGGGTGTCCTCAACGACCTAGAAACCCTTAACCGTCATGTCAAAGAACATGGCGAAGCGCTGATAATTGTTGACGCGGTTACGAGCTTAGGTTCGGTTCATCTACCGATTGATCGCTGGGGGCTTGATGTCGTGGCTTCGGGTTCCCAAAAGGGCTATATGACTCCCCCTGGATTGGCCTTTGTTTCGGTTAGCCCCAAAGCCTGGGAAGCTTATCAAACCGCTAAGTTGCCCCGTTTTTACCTAGATTTAGGGGTGTACAAAAAAGCGGCGGCGAATAATATTAATCCCTTTACTCCACCCGTCAACTTGGTTGTGGCGCTACAAGTGGCGCTGCGGATGATGCAAGCAGAAGGGTTAGATTCTATCTTCGCTCGTCATCAGCGTCTGATGAAGGCAACACGGGAAGCTCTGAAAGCTCTCTCGCTACCTCTGTTTGCGGCGGATGAGGTGGCGAGTCCAGCCATTACGGCTGTGGCACCTGTATCGGTTGACTCAGAACAAATCAGATCTGTGATACAAAAGCGCTTTGATATTGCTCTGGCGGGGGGACAAGACCACCTTAAAGGAAAAATCTTCCGTATTGGTCACCTTGGCTTTGTGAGCGATCGCGACATTCTGTGCCTGATTGCGGCTCTCGAAAGCACTCTTCAAGAATTGGCCTATGAATCTTTCATGCCTGGAGTCGGTGTGGCAGCAGCAGCCAGAGTCATGAGTCATTAGAAATCCTCATGATTTATCACCTGGATTCATGACTAAAAGAGCGAGTCGCTCATTGACCCGCTCTTTTTTATATGGGATAAATTGTGAAGGAAAACAAAATATTGAAAATTGCCTAGGAGTTAGGTTAACCCAAAGGCGTAAGCGCTTGGACATGATTCGTTTGCTCCTCGCCGATTGGTTCAGTCTCAGACTGTTTCCAGCCAGTCATAAATTCGGTCTAGCTGCTCAAGGGTTACTAAACCGTACTGCCAAAGAATCATCGGCAATGGGCCTGGGTCATGCTCACGATACCGTTGCGCGATCGCCAGCGAGTCTGTGGGAATGGCTAACTCTTCTTGAAGAAAGCGAAGAAATCGAGTATAGGTTGTAGGGGTCATAGTTGCTTTCACCTCCTCTGGTCTGCTCTATTTTGGAATTAGAGGGTTGCATCCTGAAAGCTTCGGTAGCCAGTCTTCAATCCGTCCACCGTTTGCTGATTCTTGTTCTCTATGTTGAGGGTAAGAACCATTGTGACTTGTGTTCCAAATCACCAGCTATCAGAGATTTTCATCAGTTGAGTTTGTTTCTTACGCTGAGCGCCCTACAAAATTTCGCTACTAAAAGCTATGCCCTTAGATAGGATAAGATCGTAAGTCGGTCAAGCCCGCTTTGCTGAACTGGATACTCAAAACCAAAACACGGCAACCTTAAGCCAAGTTTGCTTAATGATGATCTACTCCAGCGATTGAATTCAAGCCATCTGTAAAATGGCAGATTTCCCACCGGGTGTACGTTATTTGTTAAACTCTCCTCACACCATCCTGCCAACGGGAACCCCCTTGGCGACTCGTACACTCTTTCCTTCTCGGCTCAGCCTTTGGATAGCTCAAGCGCGATTAGGTTATTAGTAGTCAATAATACCTAAAATTTTGACCACTGAAGTCTGCCTATGGAAAGAGTAGCTCATTTTCGCTACAAAACTATAAAATGTTCATGATTTTTTTTCAAGATTCTTAATAAGAATTTAAGAAGTGGGTCGAGGGGTAGGGGGGTTATTGCTGTCCAGGAATTGAATGCTGACGCGATCGCCCACCTTTAAACCGAGTTCTGCCGCACGCCCCGCACGCAGTTCAATCACTTGGTCAATCAGGATCGTGTTTTGAGGGCCATAAGAGGGACAGGGGTCGGCCTTACAGGGGGGGACATTGGCGACAATGGCTTTCACTTGCCCGTCTCGCAAAAAAATCATATCGAGGGGAATTTTAGTATTCTTCATCCAAAAGCTGGTCGGTTGCGGCGGGTCAAAGGGAAACAACATTCCCCGGTTATCCGCTAGAGACGTTCGATACATCAACCCCATTTGCTGCTGCTGGCGCGTCCGTGCCACTTCGAGTGAAATCCGCTGACCTCTGATCTCAGCTTGAGCAGAAATAGGTAACATTTGACCGGCATTTGTAGGTGACGAGGAGACGACTGGAGCAGGCGTTGGTTGTTGACTTAAGAGCCTCTCCTGCCCCGATTCGGCTGGCACGGATGAGGCACAGCTCATTAACAAAAGACTCAATACTATTCCTGATAAACCCATCTGACACTTCATCAACGTCTTTCCGCTCAATATGCCATTTATTCTCAAAGGATGTTCACCCATCCGTCTCTGGTACGGAACACCCTTAATCGCTAAGTGAGCGCTGATCGGTTGGTAATGTTCCCGACTCAGAGAGGTTGATGCTCAACAGCGAGAGCCGAGGAAAAGCCATTCCCCACTGCCATTCCCAACGCTCTACGACTCTCGCAATACATACCCGACGCCCCGCACAGTTTGAATCAAGCGCTTTTCGCCTTCATCTTCAATTTTGAGACGTAAATAACGAATGTAGACCTCAATCACATTCGACTCTCCCATAAAATCGTAACCCCAAACATTTTCGAGAATTTGTTCGCGGGTTAAGACCTCGCGGGGATGCATCATTAAATATTTAAGGAGTTCAAACTCCTTCATGGTTAAGTCAATCGCCCGCCCTCCGCGCATCGCACGACGCGTTGTCAAATCTAAAACCAGTTCCCCAAATCTTAGCTGTTCCGTAGCATTTGTTTTCGGCTCTAGATACAGCCGCACCATCTGTAGAAAAGGTTCAGTGCGATAAGGTTTAAGGAAATAATCATCAGCTCCAGACTCCAGACAAGCCACCCGATCATCTACGGTGTCACGAGCCATCAGCAGGAGTATCGGCACGCGAGAGCCGGAACTTCTAATTTGAGTACACAATCTCAGTCCTGACTCGCCAGCAAGCGCTCGATCCACAACAACCATAGCCGGTTGGAGTTCACAGGCTTGATGCCAGCCGCTACTAGCATCATGTGCAACGACAGTACAATATCCTGCTTCTTTCAAATCCAGGCTCAGTCGTTCAGCAAAAGCTTCGTCTGTTTCTACAACTAAGACACAGGGATTAGGGTCAAGGGTAGCAGAGTGCATGGGCAGAGCTTGTACTTTCAACCTGGGTATATACCTGAGCTATCTTCCTTGTTGTAGCATGTCTTGACCGTCCGTTACACAGGGGTTTGGCTTAAAACATCGATTCACTAATCAAACAATCGCTTGAGACTTTTGCCAAACGTCAAAAAAGAGAGGAAGGGAATCTGATGCATTTGCCTTATTTCCGTGTTGAGACTACTCATGATGAATATTAGAGCGGAGTTTTAGGGAATGTTAATTACGGAAAGCTTAATAAGGGAAAGTTCATGCTGGAATTTGTACGAACCCTTGTAGATGCAAGAGGCTTTATTCCTCAAGGACACTGCTATCTTTGGAAACCTGAGCTAGTCTGGCTCCATGTTGCAGCAGATGCGGTGACAGGAATTTCTTATTATTCAATTTCCTTCCTGTTAATTTATTTTGTTCATAAAAGGCGAGATTTGCCCTTTAACTGGATTTTTCTCATGTTTGGCAGCTTTATCGTCGCCTGTGGTACGACTCATTTATTCGAGGTATGGACACTCTGGCACCCAACTTACTGGCTTTCGGGATTGATCAAAGCAATTACCGCTTGGGTATCAGTGGGTACGGCAGTGATAGTGATGGCCTTGATTCCTAAAGCACTGGCTCTCTCCAGCCTAGCCCAGTTAGAAGGGATTAACCTTGAACTAAGAAGCGAAATTACTCAACGGAAAGAAGCCGAAGAAGCGCTACAAAGAGTGAATGAACAGCTAGAAATCAGACTTCAGAAATGTACCGCAGAGTTAGCCAAAATCAACGAATCACTGCAAATAGAAATAGAAGCGCGTAAGCATCAAGAAGAAGTGCTAAACCGACGCGAACAAGAATTCAAAGCGCTTGTTGAACATGCTCCAGATATCATCGCACGGTTCGATCGCGACTTGCGTCATGTCTACATCAACCCAGCCATAACACGAGCAACAGGATTATTACCTGAGACATTTATCGGCAAAACGAATCGAGACTTAGGGATGCCAGAAGACTTGGTTCTTTCGTGGGAGAGTTTTGTACATAAAGTGTTTAAAAATGGTCAAGAAGAGTCCCTTGCATTTCAGTTTCCTACTCCCAGCGGACTGAGATATTATCAAGTTCGTCTTGTGCCGGAATTGGCAAAGGATGGCTCGATTAAATCGACGCTTTCCATTGCGCGTGATATCAGTGAACACAAGCAGGTCGAGGAAGCTTTGTTAAGGCGCAGTCGCCAATTGGAAATTCTTTCCCGCGCTAGTCATCAGATTAACACTGTACTGGAAATCCCAACAGTAATGAGAACCATGATGGCTTCAGCGATCGAGCTGGCAGGAGCATCGGCTGGGACTTACGGAATAAACAAGCAAGGGCAAATGGTTTTTACTGAATACAATCAAAATGGCAAAATTTACTCGATTGATATCACCTGTGAGCGGGGAATGGGGGTTTCCGGTTGGGTTATGGAGACCCGAAAACCTTATATATCTAATAATATTGAAAGCGACCCTCACATCTTACCGTATCTACAAAAAAGTTTTACTTTTTATAATCTAGTAAACATTCCTATTTTTAATCGCAAAGAAGAATTAATCGGCTGTTTTGAACTTCATAATAAAGCCAATCAACGTCCGTTTAGTGACAATGATATTACGATGCTACAAGGTTTGGCTGCCAGTGCAGCCGTAGCCCTGGAGAACGCCCAAATGCTTGTTGAGCGCCAACAGGCAGAAAAGGCTCTACGAGAAAGCGAACAGAGATTAGGCGCTATCTTCAATCAAGCCGCTGTTGGTATTGCACAGGTGGGACTTGATGGAAAATGGTTACTGGTGAACCAAAAGTTGTGTGACATTGTGGGTTACACGAGTCAGGAACTTTTACAGCAAACGTTCCAAGATATTACTCACCCTGATGACCAAAATATTAGCCTCAAATACCTTCAGCAAATGATGGCTGGTGAGATTCAAACTTACTCGCTGGAAAAACGCTACATTTGTAAAAATTCTCTCCCCCTTTGGATTAATCTGACCGCTTCGATTGTCCGAGATTCGTCCGGCGAACCGCAGTACTTTATTGTTATTATTGAAGATATTAGCGCTCGCAAAACGACTGAAGAAGAACACAAAAAATTAGTTTCACTGATTGAAAATAGTTCTGATTTTATTGCCTTAGCTTCAATGACGGGAGAAGTCCTCTACGTGAATGAGGCGGGTAAACAGCTAGTAGGACTCGATAGTAATGACGAGGTTAAGAGTACACTCGTACTCGACTACCTGATGGAAGACAATCGGGTCGAGTACCTAGAGCAAATTGTGCCACTCTTGATGAAAAACGGACGTTGGGAGGACGAATATCGCTTCAGGAACTTCAAAACAAACCAGCCAATTGTAGTGCATCATAACTGTTTTCTGATCACAGACTCGCGAACTGATGAGGCGATCGCGATCGCAACAGTAACCCGCGATATTACGGAGCGCAAACGGGCACAGAAAGAACTGCAAAAAAGCTATAACCTCCTACAATCCGTCATTAATAGCACCCCGGATGCCATTGTAGTTAAGGATTTGCAAAGCCGCTATGTGATGATCAATGCGGCGGTTTGCGATATCCAAGGAAAGCCTGAATCAGAAATTCTGGGTCGAGATGATAGTGAGTTGTTCCCATCTGATACGGCGCTTCTGATCATGGAAAATGATCGTCGCATCATCAGTACAGGTGAAACAGAAATTATTGAGGAAGAGCTACTCATCGAAGGCGTTCAAAAAACGTATCTTTCTACAAAAAGCGTCTGGCGAGATGCTCAAGGAAATGCCATTGGTGTCATTTTGATTGCCAGAGATATCACCGATCGCAAACGAGCCGAGCAGGAAATTAAAGAACTCAATCAAAACTTAGAACGTCGTGTTACCGAACGCACAGCCGAACTTAAAGCCATCAATCAGGAACTTGAATCTTTTTCTTATTCAGTTTCTCACGATCTACGAGCACCTTTGCGGGGAATTGATGGCTTTAGCCAAGCCCTTTTAGACCGCTACGTTGACCAGCTCGATGAGAAAGGCAAACACTACCTCCAACGAATTCGTACAGGTACGCAGCGGATGGGCGAACTCATTGATGATTTGCTCAAGTTATCGCGAGTCACCCGTAGTGAGATGCAGCGCACACAAGTCGATTTGAGCGCCTTGGCAAGGGAGATCGCCGCAGAACTCCAACGTACACAACCTGAACGGCAAGTGGAATGGGCGATCGCACCTAGACTGATTGCCTATGGAGATGCGAGGCTTGTGCGAATTGTGTTGGAGAATCTGCTTAACAATTCTTGGAAATTTACGTCAGCGCGGATGCTGGCACGGATTGAATTTGATAGCCAACTTCAGGAAGATGCTAAAACTGTCTACTTTGTGAATGACAACGGTGCAGGCTTCGAGATGGCTTACGCCAATAAACTTTTTGGAGCCTTCCAGCGCTTACACAGCCAAGCTCAATTTCCCGGTAGTGGGATTGGACTAGCCACCGTCCAACGCATTATTCACCGACATGGAGGTCGTGTGTGGGCAGAAGGAGCCGTTGAACAAGGGGCTAAATTCTATTTCACCTTGTAACCTCAAAAAAATTCTTGCCCTCTTATTATAAATAGGCGTTAACATTCTTGAGGCTGTAAGCTAAAAGGAGGTTCTTTACTAGTTCTCAAAGGGCTAAACAGGTGGGCCAAAGAAACGCTCTACTCCTTGTGGAAGATAATCCTGACGATGAAGAATTAACGTTGCTGGCTTTCGAGCAAAGCAGGATTACCAATGAGGTCGTGGTAGCCCATGACGGAGTAGAAGCGCTAGACTATTTATTCGGTACAGGAATGTACGCAAGTCGTGACTTGAGCGTCATGCCAGCTCTAATCCTCCTAGATTTACAATTACCTAGAATAAATGGATTGGAAGTATTACAGCGATTGCGTGCCAACAACCGAACAAAATTTCTTCCTGTCGTGATTCTGACAACATCCAATGAACAGCAAGACTTGATGAATAGT from Microcoleus sp. AS-A8 encodes:
- a CDS encoding PAS domain S-box protein, producing the protein MLEFVRTLVDARGFIPQGHCYLWKPELVWLHVAADAVTGISYYSISFLLIYFVHKRRDLPFNWIFLMFGSFIVACGTTHLFEVWTLWHPTYWLSGLIKAITAWVSVGTAVIVMALIPKALALSSLAQLEGINLELRSEITQRKEAEEALQRVNEQLEIRLQKCTAELAKINESLQIEIEARKHQEEVLNRREQEFKALVEHAPDIIARFDRDLRHVYINPAITRATGLLPETFIGKTNRDLGMPEDLVLSWESFVHKVFKNGQEESLAFQFPTPSGLRYYQVRLVPELAKDGSIKSTLSIARDISEHKQVEEALLRRSRQLEILSRASHQINTVLEIPTVMRTMMASAIELAGASAGTYGINKQGQMVFTEYNQNGKIYSIDITCERGMGVSGWVMETRKPYISNNIESDPHILPYLQKSFTFYNLVNIPIFNRKEELIGCFELHNKANQRPFSDNDITMLQGLAASAAVALENAQMLVERQQAEKALRESEQRLGAIFNQAAVGIAQVGLDGKWLLVNQKLCDIVGYTSQELLQQTFQDITHPDDQNISLKYLQQMMAGEIQTYSLEKRYICKNSLPLWINLTASIVRDSSGEPQYFIVIIEDISARKTTEEEHKKLVSLIENSSDFIALASMTGEVLYVNEAGKQLVGLDSNDEVKSTLVLDYLMEDNRVEYLEQIVPLLMKNGRWEDEYRFRNFKTNQPIVVHHNCFLITDSRTDEAIAIATVTRDITERKRAQKELQKSYNLLQSVINSTPDAIVVKDLQSRYVMINAAVCDIQGKPESEILGRDDSELFPSDTALLIMENDRRIISTGETEIIEEELLIEGVQKTYLSTKSVWRDAQGNAIGVILIARDITDRKRAEQEIKELNQNLERRVTERTAELKAINQELESFSYSVSHDLRAPLRGIDGFSQALLDRYVDQLDEKGKHYLQRIRTGTQRMGELIDDLLKLSRVTRSEMQRTQVDLSALAREIAAELQRTQPERQVEWAIAPRLIAYGDARLVRIVLENLLNNSWKFTSARMLARIEFDSQLQEDAKTVYFVNDNGAGFEMAYANKLFGAFQRLHSQAQFPGSGIGLATVQRIIHRHGGRVWAEGAVEQGAKFYFTL
- a CDS encoding response regulator, with translation MGQRNALLLVEDNPDDEELTLLAFEQSRITNEVVVAHDGVEALDYLFGTGMYASRDLSVMPALILLDLQLPRINGLEVLQRLRANNRTKFLPVVILTTSNEQQDLMNSYSLGCNSYIRKPVDFQQFMTAVQQLGMYWLILNELPAI